A genomic region of Methanobacterium sp. SMA-27 contains the following coding sequences:
- a CDS encoding thiamine pyrophosphate-dependent enzyme yields MAKYRCTVCNYLYDEDEEGKKFKELPDDWRCPVCNSPKSVFILLTEEIEEYEKGDTTVSDILVQQMVELGLKHVFGIPGTSILGVVDAIKKNDKLEFIQVRHEQTAAFMASAYGKLTGNVAACLSVAGPGSTNLATGLYDAKLDNSPVVALTGMVQRQLIGPGSFQEIDQYSFFEPLTVFNKILMSKEQTTTLSTLAIKHAIVEHGVSHIGIPNDVQKQYYSSKIVPFRGNFPSRATKPAEFMINKAGRVIDHSSRPVIIAGLGAIDQGEILLEFANKINAPITTTFKGKGVVDEDEPLYVGSHGGIGSTASTILVDKADLIIVVGSSFSDMTQIPEKKTIQIDFNPMMIARRFPVEVGLVGNSSEILPALNDVVQKKERREYLIEIKSLKDEWVQLLNEEIDDIKAPLRAPYIINVLNNMIAKDAIVTLDVGEHCWWFGRNFWMKKSQKILMSGSLATMGFGLPAALASQIMYPDRQVICITGDGGFSMVMADFLTAVKYNLPIKVFIFNNQQLGMIMQEQKMEGYPNWQTELQNMDYAAFARECGGVGITVKNPDELPDAVSKALSSDKPVIVDIDTDPVRFV; encoded by the coding sequence ATGGCTAAATATAGGTGTACTGTCTGTAATTATTTATATGATGAAGATGAAGAGGGTAAAAAATTTAAAGAACTGCCTGATGATTGGAGGTGTCCAGTTTGTAACTCTCCTAAGAGTGTTTTTATTTTGCTTACAGAAGAAATTGAAGAATATGAAAAGGGTGATACAACAGTTTCTGATATTCTTGTACAACAGATGGTTGAATTGGGCCTCAAACATGTATTTGGTATTCCAGGAACCTCAATTTTAGGAGTGGTTGATGCAATCAAAAAGAATGATAAACTTGAATTTATTCAAGTGAGGCATGAACAGACAGCTGCGTTTATGGCATCAGCATATGGTAAGCTTACAGGAAATGTTGCAGCTTGTTTAAGTGTTGCTGGGCCGGGGTCAACCAACCTTGCCACAGGACTATACGATGCAAAGCTCGATAATTCTCCTGTAGTTGCATTAACAGGTATGGTTCAAAGGCAGCTGATTGGGCCGGGTTCGTTCCAGGAAATTGATCAGTACTCGTTTTTCGAGCCACTCACCGTTTTTAATAAGATTCTCATGTCAAAGGAACAGACAACAACTCTTTCTACACTGGCAATTAAACATGCAATTGTTGAACATGGTGTTTCACATATTGGAATTCCCAATGATGTACAAAAACAATATTATTCTTCAAAAATTGTGCCATTCCGGGGAAATTTTCCAAGTAGAGCAACTAAACCAGCAGAATTTATGATCAACAAAGCAGGAAGAGTAATTGATCATTCCAGTAGACCCGTGATTATTGCGGGTTTAGGTGCCATTGATCAGGGCGAAATTTTATTAGAATTTGCAAATAAAATAAATGCTCCTATTACAACAACTTTCAAGGGAAAGGGAGTTGTTGATGAAGATGAACCTCTTTATGTTGGAAGTCACGGAGGTATAGGTTCAACTGCTTCAACTATACTTGTTGATAAAGCAGATCTAATTATTGTAGTGGGATCTTCATTTTCTGATATGACTCAAATACCCGAAAAGAAAACGATTCAGATAGACTTCAATCCAATGATGATAGCACGAAGGTTTCCAGTAGAAGTGGGATTGGTTGGAAACAGCTCTGAAATTCTCCCGGCATTGAATGATGTTGTCCAGAAAAAGGAAAGGAGAGAATATCTCATTGAAATTAAAAGTTTAAAGGATGAGTGGGTACAACTTCTAAATGAGGAAATTGATGATATAAAAGCTCCTTTAAGGGCACCTTACATTATTAATGTTCTAAACAACATGATAGCTAAAGATGCCATTGTAACTTTAGACGTTGGAGAACACTGTTGGTGGTTTGGAAGGAATTTTTGGATGAAAAAATCACAGAAGATTTTAATGTCTGGTAGCCTTGCTACAATGGGTTTTGGACTTCCAGCAGCCCTTGCATCACAGATTATGTATCCTGATAGACAAGTTATCTGTATAACTGGTGATGGTGGCTTTTCAATGGTAATGGCAGATTTTTTAACCGCAGTTAAATACAATCTTCCCATTAAGGTATTTATTTTTAATAACCAACAGTTAGGTATGATAATGCAGGAACAAAAAATGGAAGGATATCCAAATTGGCAGACAGAACTCCAAAACATGGACTATGCAGCATTTGCCAGGGAATGTGGAGGAGTAGGAATAACTGTCAAAAATCCAGATGAACTCCCAGATGCAGTATCTAAGGCTCTTTCATCTGATAAACCAGTAATTGTAGATATTGATACAGATCCTGTGCGATTTGTTTGA
- a CDS encoding glutamate synthase-related protein, which yields MVQDSEEKLISIKNTPENRDKCHCKVCPSYPYKCSGESLYCSKGPSKCDIDPEVCICNTCPIFFEYKLKGIYFCNKEMIGESRSFMRKKKTNENDSIYQTIVDIKDSSAMDKSVIGSMGSLKELPFSLEDLYFVPAQVKHIPLNLEDHVNTEISIGVEATKPLKIKSPIMISGLSYGAVSKITRLVISETASKLKIGFNSGEGGVLTEEIEDNTENIIVQYSTGRFGVDEKILKNAGAIEIRFGQGAYPGKGSYLPAEKMTTEIAEKRGLEKGEASYSPAHHPDILNPDDLKNKVSWLKKISSGVPVGAKIGCGNVEEDVKILVESGVDFIALDGFGGGTGATDKYVRENVGIPIFTAIPRAFKLLKDLGVKKSVSLIAGGRLRSSADFAKCLALGADAVYIGTAALIAINCEQYRICNTGRCPTGITTQNPQLVKQVDLEESIKKLSNFIGISTKEIANLTRIVGKNDVSKLDKEDIVSINRDLARATGVKWVNGEYL from the coding sequence ATGGTTCAGGATTCTGAAGAAAAATTAATCAGCATTAAAAACACCCCTGAAAATCGTGACAAATGCCACTGTAAGGTGTGTCCAAGTTATCCCTATAAATGTAGTGGAGAGTCTCTTTACTGTAGTAAAGGACCCAGTAAATGTGATATTGATCCCGAAGTCTGTATATGCAATACATGCCCAATTTTCTTTGAATATAAACTGAAGGGTATTTACTTCTGTAACAAAGAGATGATTGGTGAAAGCAGAAGCTTCATGCGTAAAAAGAAAACAAATGAAAATGATTCAATATACCAGACAATTGTGGATATTAAAGATTCTAGTGCCATGGATAAGAGTGTTATAGGATCTATGGGTTCCCTTAAGGAATTGCCATTCTCACTTGAAGATCTTTACTTTGTGCCTGCGCAAGTAAAGCATATTCCACTAAATCTGGAGGATCATGTTAATACTGAAATTTCTATTGGTGTTGAAGCAACTAAACCATTGAAGATAAAAAGCCCTATTATGATTTCAGGCCTTAGCTATGGCGCCGTATCTAAAATAACCAGGTTAGTAATATCAGAAACCGCTTCAAAATTGAAAATTGGGTTTAATTCAGGTGAAGGAGGAGTTTTGACCGAAGAAATTGAAGATAATACGGAAAATATTATTGTACAATATTCGACAGGACGCTTTGGTGTAGATGAAAAAATACTGAAAAATGCTGGTGCAATTGAAATAAGATTTGGACAAGGTGCATATCCTGGTAAAGGCAGTTACCTGCCAGCTGAAAAGATGACAACAGAAATTGCAGAGAAGAGAGGTCTTGAAAAAGGTGAAGCATCCTACTCCCCTGCCCACCATCCAGACATTCTTAATCCTGATGATCTTAAAAATAAAGTATCTTGGCTTAAGAAAATCAGTTCAGGAGTACCAGTAGGGGCTAAAATTGGTTGCGGGAATGTAGAAGAAGATGTTAAAATATTAGTGGAATCAGGGGTAGATTTTATAGCCTTAGACGGTTTTGGTGGAGGAACAGGGGCCACAGATAAATATGTAAGGGAAAATGTAGGAATCCCCATATTCACCGCCATTCCAAGAGCATTTAAACTGCTTAAAGACCTTGGAGTAAAGAAGAGTGTTTCACTCATTGCAGGAGGAAGGTTGCGTAGTTCAGCAGACTTTGCTAAATGTCTTGCATTAGGTGCTGATGCTGTTTATATTGGAACAGCTGCTTTAATAGCAATTAACTGTGAACAGTACCGTATTTGTAATACAGGAAGATGTCCAACTGGAATTACAACCCAGAATCCACAGCTTGTTAAACAAGTTGATCTCGAAGAAAGTATTAAAAAACTAAGCAATTTCATTGGAATATCAACCAAAGAAATTGCTAACTTAACAAGGATTGTTGGTAAAAATGATGTGTCCAAGCTGGATAAAGAAGACATTGTCAGTATCAACAGAGATCTTGCTCGGGCAACCGGTGTAAAATGGGTTAATGGTGAGTACTTGTAA
- a CDS encoding metal-sulfur cluster assembly factor yields the protein MSEELVEKLRTALSSVADPHMGVSIVEMGLVTGIEVDEEAKTAKITITPTNPGCMSAANMAMQARTAAEGLDEIDKAEIIVEGHMMADAICDMVNK from the coding sequence ATGTCAGAAGAACTAGTAGAAAAATTAAGAACAGCACTTTCATCAGTGGCAGATCCCCACATGGGAGTCAGCATTGTTGAAATGGGACTTGTAACAGGAATTGAAGTTGATGAAGAAGCAAAAACAGCTAAGATTACAATTACACCTACTAACCCCGGATGCATGAGCGCAGCAAACATGGCCATGCAGGCTAGAACCGCTGCAGAAGGTCTTGATGAAATAGATAAGGCAGAAATTATTGTCGAAGGACACATGATGGCTGATGCAATCTGCGACATGGTAAATAAATAA
- a CDS encoding histidine kinase dimerization/phosphoacceptor domain -containing protein, which translates to MNRERNLMIEKSILGSEKGWELIFDSIPDLIAILDTDHRIVKVNRAMADKVNKSPNTLMGAICYHALHNSEKPPDNCPHAQLLKDGLEHSSEIYEENLGGYFIVTASPISDNGGKLIGSIHIAHDITKRKEIEEKLEKTLQEKDILMKEIYHRVKNNLMVISSLLSLQSRYIKDKDTKEIFRESQNRAKSMALIHEKLYKSEDLKHINFTEYLQKLSNDLYNTYTTDKNIVKLVLDVDNIIFDVEISIPLGLILNELLTNSLKHAFPDGRNGEIKVELHLEEDSRYYLSVADNGIGLPKDLNLQKTGTLGMQIINSLTEQINGKLVLDSNMGTKFTIFFNDQEEID; encoded by the coding sequence ATGAATAGAGAAAGGAATTTAATGATAGAAAAAAGCATTTTAGGTTCAGAAAAAGGATGGGAACTCATATTTGATTCAATTCCTGATTTAATTGCCATACTCGATACAGATCACAGGATTGTCAAAGTTAACAGGGCCATGGCAGATAAGGTTAATAAATCCCCCAATACGCTAATGGGCGCCATATGTTACCATGCATTACATAACTCTGAAAAACCACCTGATAACTGTCCACATGCACAGCTCCTAAAAGATGGGTTGGAACATTCCTCGGAAATTTATGAGGAAAATCTTGGAGGATACTTCATTGTAACTGCATCTCCAATTAGTGACAATGGTGGTAAATTAATTGGAAGTATTCACATTGCACATGATATCACCAAACGAAAAGAAATAGAAGAAAAACTTGAAAAAACACTTCAGGAAAAGGATATCCTGATGAAAGAAATATACCACAGGGTAAAAAATAATCTTATGGTAATATCAAGCCTTCTAAGCCTTCAATCTAGATATATTAAAGATAAAGACACCAAGGAAATTTTCAGGGAAAGTCAAAACAGGGCCAAATCAATGGCATTGATACATGAAAAGCTCTATAAATCAGAGGACCTTAAACATATAAATTTCACTGAGTACCTTCAAAAACTTTCAAATGACCTGTATAACACATACACCACCGATAAAAATATTGTGAAACTTGTTTTAGATGTGGATAATATCATATTTGATGTTGAGATCTCCATTCCCCTCGGATTAATCCTAAATGAATTACTAACCAACTCCTTGAAGCATGCATTTCCAGATGGTAGAAATGGCGAAATAAAGGTAGAACTGCACTTGGAAGAGGATAGTCGATATTATCTTTCTGTAGCGGATAATGGAATTGGTCTTCCTAAAGATCTGAATCTCCAAAAAACAGGAACACTGGGAATGCAAATAATAAACAGTTTAACTGAGCAGATAAATGGGAAACTAGTCCTCGACTCAAATATGGGCACTAAATTTACCATATTTTTCAATGATCAAGAAGAAATTGATTAA
- a CDS encoding DUF5591 domain-containing protein codes for MKIPCITDESLYRPEAVRWRERMNLLQPVGDVVVVLPCSMRKPYSSSKSHTIFMRATKNIQEAILTSPFGVCPREMERTYPIQSYDTSTTGDWSKEEIDVTGECLKNYVAGKNVIAHVSGGYREVCEAYLDDAVYTCNDGRTTSWDSMDNLKMEVKKYPRVKTKEKRLKGFRSIARYQFRTPKADLLIPEGTKAVGRFTRRMLYEKEQIATLSFETGLYSLNLKGGEKLKEIGVNWVEIDFDMKTNTLFNPGVINADPNIIPKDEVVILRNNEVVGVGKAVLSGEEMIKSTKGVGVRVRHRVK; via the coding sequence ATGAAAATACCATGTATTACAGATGAATCACTTTATAGGCCAGAAGCAGTTAGATGGAGAGAAAGAATGAACTTGCTCCAACCAGTTGGAGATGTAGTTGTTGTGTTACCATGCAGTATGCGAAAACCCTATTCTTCGTCTAAATCCCACACTATTTTTATGAGAGCAACAAAAAATATTCAGGAAGCTATTTTAACATCTCCGTTTGGTGTTTGTCCCCGTGAAATGGAACGTACATATCCTATACAATCATATGATACATCAACAACAGGAGACTGGTCAAAGGAAGAAATAGACGTAACAGGAGAATGTTTAAAAAATTATGTAGCAGGAAAAAATGTTATAGCCCATGTTTCTGGTGGTTACAGAGAAGTGTGCGAAGCATATTTGGATGATGCAGTATACACCTGCAATGATGGGAGAACAACATCATGGGATTCTATGGATAATCTTAAAATGGAAGTTAAAAAATATCCCCGGGTTAAAACCAAGGAAAAACGATTAAAAGGATTCAGATCCATTGCAAGATACCAGTTTAGAACCCCCAAAGCAGATTTATTAATTCCAGAAGGAACCAAAGCTGTTGGAAGATTCACCAGGAGAATGTTATATGAAAAAGAACAAATAGCCACATTGTCCTTTGAAACCGGTTTATATTCGCTTAATTTAAAAGGCGGTGAGAAATTAAAGGAAATTGGTGTAAACTGGGTGGAAATTGATTTTGATATGAAAACCAATACACTCTTCAATCCAGGAGTAATTAATGCAGACCCCAATATAATACCCAAAGATGAAGTTGTAATCTTAAGAAACAACGAAGTAGTGGGAGTTGGTAAAGCTGTATTAAGTGGTGAAGAAATGATAAAATCAACCAAAGGTGTTGGTGTCCGTGTTAGGCACAGAGTTAAATAG
- a CDS encoding DUF3320 domain-containing protein, whose product MEESANVNIEVKIGALRKNLLDLTMRNKLLNFKPQARSIRVVDEIPTEIYQLMVLEDKKLRFMPRKANESNKKTIAKNLEEKNNIDQNAIDENNVDIESTDETPIKLDAERIDKEELKLKKLDISDKEASLLWKLPLPNQKVGKKHRNLLLQTNHEAEELQKRLFYINQQSKSMLEEQGYNILYLALGFLEWNENNEPDVMRRAPLILIPVTLERKKVRGSFKLVWTGEDIIPNISLQEKLLEHGIELPDFEMPEQKEGIYHYFESVVEAIEPMKNWKIIYDIYLNFFSFTKFVMFKDLDPESWYGLSITENSIIRALFDHPEDLNGSEFLEEDVDKRLRSDKIYHVVDADSSQIAVIEESKSGKNMVVEGPPGTGKSQTIVNLISELIANDKTVLFVSEKMAALEVVKNRLDSIGLGEFCLELHSHKSNKKNVLKGLERSIYSHQEPLRSLDEEFDELERLKMELNQYNHVLHTPLGKSGFSPFNLFGMKEEAIQHFKKVKRNISRAHIVNPEQHSSKEWKSAISTLKNVSEVIKPLKPISKNPWYNTEPGTILPTDKEDIIELLKNCVSTLNDVEADLYELVELTGIRKPLNKSEMDNSIKIAVLIASPVTTDPEVLNNPLWEIGRSDIIKIIDLLGVFNSNNEKLKKRFKKGVLNTDIQHLIDEYMETSTKFLKTFRGRYKKSKDKIAQLYNDTVPEEDHVIISDLESLKECQQILKKIDELDSEAREVFGKEWKGHKTDLEKIKELAEWVLTLKKLLKTGKITERTFDIIINEPDSAKINGSIQKLSKDYNKFLNVYNGIKKYIKIDEELVFGRKSRLVQFHALESKMEDYQKGMPLLQKWSQLTAILAEKPSEIVNPIIELIKADKIEIEDIIPCLKANFADDLLRNAFLNNPVLANFIGEIHERKISRFIDLDRNVISLNRRRIANIISGHRPQINSVASRNSELGILLSEFNRKRGHMPIRKLLSNAGGLIQRIKPCFMMSPLSVAQFIDPKNSQDLRFDVVIFDEASQVKPEDALGAFLRANQAVVMGDTRQLPPTSFFDIMLETDENEDYEIASLSDMESILHLCKGRFPTKMLRWHYRSRHESLIALSNQEFYDNNLLIYPSPCHETTTLGLKFEYMEDTVYDRGRSSSNRQEARRVVEAAGDHYKKYGESKSLGIGTFNIKQQQAILEEVELYLRKHPKLEKYFSSDMDEHFFVKNLETIQGDERDVIFISVGYGKDENGHLSLNFGPLNREGGERRLNVLITRAREKCIVFSNFRYSEMNLNENAAFGLRALKSFLKYSETKRLESTYQSGEDTETAFEDSLFQFLKAHKYDVHKQVGCAGFRIDLAVLDPSDNGRYLLGIECDGESYHSSPVSRDRDRLRQQILEGLGWHIYRVWSTDWYRNRAESGKRLLKAVENAKNLKPIVSNVDEKSEVSLEDRLSEEYEPAYEKNIPDQKKPATIINQLSNELPVFDETYNRVNEISEDTLNENREVAENLIDNNDSMEDPDPVKDYTTCVELGIPISGQIHEKSTSELANVVCQIVDVEGPVHISEVVRRIRIAWGLKRAGKRIQDALMEGILQAQENGVVTVKDEFLYPNNRAIIVRRRSGDPPAKINLICDDEIAEAAKIVIKTQYASPMDEIVRQTSRLFGIKVTRGATAQRIEIVVQKLIDEGELEIQSNNMVNLSKS is encoded by the coding sequence ATGGAAGAATCTGCAAATGTGAACATAGAGGTTAAGATAGGGGCACTTAGAAAAAATTTGTTAGATTTGACCATGAGAAACAAGCTTCTTAACTTCAAACCTCAAGCCAGATCAATAAGGGTTGTTGATGAAATTCCAACAGAGATATACCAGTTAATGGTTTTAGAAGACAAAAAATTACGATTCATGCCCAGAAAGGCCAATGAATCCAATAAAAAAACAATTGCCAAAAATCTTGAGGAAAAAAATAACATTGATCAAAATGCAATAGATGAAAATAATGTTGATATCGAAAGCACCGATGAAACTCCAATAAAATTAGACGCTGAAAGAATTGACAAAGAAGAATTAAAACTTAAAAAATTGGATATCAGTGATAAAGAAGCTTCATTATTATGGAAATTACCACTACCCAATCAGAAGGTAGGAAAAAAACATAGAAATCTACTTTTACAAACCAATCATGAAGCTGAAGAACTTCAAAAACGTCTTTTTTACATCAATCAACAGTCAAAATCTATGCTTGAAGAACAGGGATATAATATACTGTATCTGGCATTAGGATTTCTTGAATGGAATGAAAATAATGAACCTGATGTTATGAGGAGAGCACCTTTGATCCTCATACCTGTAACACTTGAGCGTAAAAAAGTAAGGGGCTCTTTCAAATTAGTTTGGACTGGTGAAGATATCATACCAAACATTTCTCTCCAGGAAAAATTACTTGAACACGGAATAGAATTGCCTGATTTTGAAATGCCCGAACAAAAAGAAGGGATATATCATTACTTTGAATCAGTTGTTGAAGCTATAGAACCAATGAAAAACTGGAAGATTATTTATGATATTTACTTGAACTTCTTCAGTTTCACTAAGTTCGTTATGTTCAAGGATCTTGACCCTGAAAGCTGGTATGGGTTGTCAATTACAGAAAATAGTATTATTAGGGCTTTATTTGATCATCCTGAAGATTTGAATGGATCAGAGTTCCTTGAAGAGGATGTGGATAAAAGACTTAGATCAGATAAAATTTATCATGTAGTTGATGCGGATTCTTCTCAGATAGCTGTTATAGAAGAGTCAAAATCTGGAAAAAACATGGTTGTAGAGGGGCCTCCAGGCACAGGAAAATCCCAGACAATTGTGAATCTTATTTCCGAGTTAATAGCCAATGACAAGACAGTTCTATTTGTTAGTGAAAAAATGGCTGCTTTAGAAGTGGTTAAAAATCGTTTAGACAGTATTGGATTGGGAGAGTTTTGTCTTGAACTTCATAGCCATAAATCCAACAAGAAAAATGTTTTAAAAGGACTTGAAAGAAGCATTTATAGTCATCAGGAGCCTCTTCGTTCACTTGACGAAGAATTTGACGAACTTGAGAGACTGAAAATGGAACTGAATCAGTACAATCATGTACTGCATACACCTCTTGGAAAATCTGGTTTTTCACCTTTCAATCTATTTGGTATGAAGGAAGAAGCAATTCAACACTTCAAAAAGGTTAAAAGGAATATTTCAAGGGCACATATCGTAAACCCTGAACAGCACAGCTCCAAAGAATGGAAAAGTGCAATTTCAACTCTTAAAAATGTATCAGAAGTTATTAAACCCCTTAAACCCATTTCAAAAAATCCTTGGTACAATACGGAACCAGGAACCATTCTTCCAACAGATAAGGAAGATATTATAGAACTTCTAAAAAATTGTGTTTCAACACTGAACGATGTTGAAGCTGATCTATATGAACTGGTGGAATTGACAGGTATCAGAAAACCATTAAATAAAAGCGAAATGGATAATTCAATTAAAATAGCTGTTTTAATTGCTTCACCTGTCACAACAGACCCAGAAGTACTAAACAATCCCCTCTGGGAAATTGGAAGAAGCGACATTATCAAGATTATAGATCTCTTAGGGGTTTTTAACTCCAACAATGAAAAACTTAAAAAAAGGTTTAAAAAAGGAGTTTTAAATACAGATATCCAACATTTGATTGATGAATACATGGAAACCTCTACAAAATTCCTAAAAACATTTAGAGGCAGATATAAAAAATCCAAAGACAAAATTGCACAACTTTACAATGATACTGTTCCTGAAGAAGACCATGTTATAATTAGCGATCTGGAATCGTTGAAAGAATGCCAGCAAATCCTTAAAAAGATAGATGAACTGGATTCTGAAGCTAGAGAAGTGTTTGGAAAGGAATGGAAGGGACATAAAACAGATCTTGAAAAAATAAAAGAACTTGCTGAATGGGTATTGACTCTTAAAAAACTATTAAAAACGGGTAAAATAACAGAAAGAACCTTTGATATAATTATAAATGAACCAGATTCAGCTAAGATCAATGGTTCTATTCAGAAACTTTCCAAGGACTATAATAAATTTCTAAATGTTTACAACGGCATTAAAAAGTATATTAAAATAGATGAAGAACTGGTGTTTGGACGCAAATCAAGATTGGTCCAATTCCATGCATTAGAATCTAAAATGGAAGATTACCAAAAAGGAATGCCACTTCTACAAAAGTGGTCTCAGTTAACAGCAATTTTAGCTGAAAAACCTAGTGAGATTGTTAATCCCATAATAGAATTGATAAAAGCAGATAAAATTGAAATTGAAGATATAATTCCCTGTTTAAAGGCCAACTTTGCAGACGATCTTCTGAGAAATGCTTTCCTAAACAATCCTGTTCTAGCCAATTTCATTGGGGAAATTCATGAGCGCAAGATCAGCAGGTTCATTGATCTTGACAGGAATGTTATTTCCCTTAACCGAAGAAGAATAGCCAATATAATATCTGGACATAGACCTCAAATAAATAGTGTTGCTTCTCGTAATTCTGAATTAGGAATTCTTTTAAGTGAATTCAACAGGAAAAGAGGGCACATGCCTATTAGGAAACTTTTATCCAATGCGGGTGGACTAATACAGAGGATTAAACCATGTTTTATGATGAGTCCGCTTTCTGTAGCACAGTTCATTGATCCAAAGAATTCGCAGGATCTGCGCTTCGATGTGGTGATTTTTGATGAAGCAAGCCAGGTAAAACCCGAAGATGCTCTTGGAGCATTTTTAAGAGCCAATCAAGCCGTTGTAATGGGTGATACTCGTCAGCTGCCACCAACATCATTTTTTGATATAATGTTAGAGACAGATGAAAATGAAGATTATGAAATTGCATCGCTTTCAGATATGGAAAGTATACTCCATCTCTGTAAAGGAAGATTTCCCACCAAAATGCTGAGGTGGCACTACAGAAGCAGACACGAATCACTCATAGCTTTATCAAATCAGGAATTCTATGATAATAATTTATTGATTTATCCTTCACCATGTCATGAAACAACTACCCTTGGTTTGAAGTTTGAGTATATGGAAGATACAGTATATGATCGGGGGAGAAGTTCATCTAACAGACAAGAAGCACGAAGGGTTGTTGAAGCTGCAGGTGATCACTACAAAAAGTATGGTGAAAGTAAGAGCCTAGGTATAGGAACTTTCAATATTAAACAGCAGCAAGCAATTCTTGAAGAAGTTGAACTTTACCTTAGAAAACATCCTAAACTCGAAAAGTACTTTTCAAGTGATATGGACGAGCATTTCTTTGTTAAAAATCTTGAAACAATTCAAGGTGATGAAAGAGATGTAATATTTATTAGTGTAGGATATGGGAAAGATGAAAATGGACATTTGAGTTTAAACTTCGGCCCTTTAAATAGAGAGGGCGGTGAAAGACGTTTAAATGTTTTAATTACACGTGCACGGGAAAAATGTATTGTATTCTCAAATTTCAGATACTCAGAAATGAATTTGAATGAAAATGCTGCCTTTGGACTCAGGGCACTGAAATCTTTCCTTAAATATTCAGAAACTAAAAGACTGGAAAGCACTTATCAATCAGGGGAAGATACTGAAACTGCATTTGAAGATTCACTCTTCCAGTTTTTAAAAGCACACAAATATGATGTTCATAAACAGGTTGGTTGTGCAGGTTTCAGAATAGATCTTGCAGTTTTAGATCCTTCTGATAATGGGAGATATTTACTTGGAATTGAATGTGATGGAGAAAGTTATCATAGTTCACCAGTTTCAAGGGATAGGGACAGACTCCGCCAGCAGATACTTGAGGGATTAGGATGGCATATATACAGAGTATGGTCAACAGATTGGTACAGAAATCGTGCTGAATCAGGAAAAAGACTTTTAAAAGCTGTTGAGAATGCTAAGAATCTGAAACCCATTGTGAGTAATGTTGATGAAAAATCCGAGGTCTCGCTTGAAGATAGATTATCAGAAGAATATGAACCAGCATATGAAAAGAATATTCCTGATCAAAAGAAACCAGCAACAATAATCAATCAGCTATCCAATGAATTACCAGTTTTTGATGAAACCTACAACAGAGTAAATGAAATATCAGAAGACACATTAAATGAAAATCGAGAAGTAGCTGAAAACCTAATTGATAATAATGATTCCATGGAAGACCCTGATCCTGTTAAGGATTATACTACTTGTGTAGAACTGGGAATCCCTATAAGTGGCCAGATACATGAAAAATCAACTTCTGAACTTGCAAATGTGGTGTGTCAAATTGTTGATGTTGAAGGACCAGTTCATATAAGCGAAGTTGTAAGACGTATAAGGATAGCATGGGGGCTTAAAAGAGCAGGAAAAAGAATTCAAGATGCCCTAATGGAAGGCATATTGCAAGCACAGGAAAATGGAGTTGTGACTGTTAAAGATGAATTTTTATACCCTAATAATCGTGCCATAATTGTACGTCGCCGCTCTGGAGATCCACCTGCAAAAATAAATCTGATATGTGATGATGAAATTGCTGAAGCAGCAAAAATTGTTATCAAAACTCAATATGCATCACCAATGGACGAAATAGTAAGACAAACCTCCAGACTATTTGGAATCAAAGTAACTCGAGGAGCAACAGCACAGCGTATTGAAATAGTGGTTCAAAAACTTATTGATGAAGGTGAACTGGAAATTCAATCTAATAATATGGTAAATCTTTCAAAATCATAA